In candidate division KSB1 bacterium, the genomic stretch GAACTGTGCCCCAGCAATTCCTGGACCGCGCGCAGATCCGCACCGCGTTCCAGTAAATGTGTGGCAAAACAATGACGCAACACGTGAGGCGAAGACCGGTCGCCGTACAACGCGGCCAGCGCGTCTCGAACGATGCGGTAGGCGCGAAACCGGGTCAACGGTTTGCCCCGATCGGACAACCAGAGCGCCTCCGGCGCACCCGCCGGAAGCGCGGATACGTGCTTGGTGCGCGCCGTCACGTAGTCGGCAAATGCCGCCAGCGCCGCCCGCGACAGCGGGACCACACGCGGTTTGGAGCCCTTGCCGGTCACGCGAACGGTCCCTTGCCGAGGATCGACATCCAGAGTTCGCAAGGACAACAACTCGGAAATCCGCAGGCCCGAACCGTACAAGAACTCCAACAGAGCTCGCGTGCGAACCGCCGGAAAGTCGGAGTCGCCGGCCCGGTCGAGCACGGCGGCGACCTGCGCCTGGCTGTAAACCTGCGGGAGCTTGCGCGAGCTCCGCGCCCGGCCCAGCCGCGTGGTCGGATTCTCGCGCAACCGGCCGGCGCGCACAAGATATTTCGCGAACTCCGAAATCGCCGCGCGCTTGCGCTCAATTGACGCGCGCGCTAAACCGGAAAGGGCCAGTTCCTGCAAGTGTCCGCGGATCGCGGAAACGCTCAGACGCTCCGCGCCCAAATCGGGCGCATCCTTCCGCACGTGCTCAATGAGCTGGCGAATGTCGCTCCCGTACGCCGCGATCGTGTGCCCTGACCGACGCTTCCGCGCGGAAATGTCCAACAGGAAATCGGCCAGCAATTCCGGCAGTGTCGGACTCACGCTTGCTCGGTGGCAACCTCAATCTTGTGCTTGCACTTCGGGCAGTGGAAGATCCGGCCCGTCTTGAGCGTCTTGTCTTCCATATAGGTATTGCCGCAATTCGGACAATTCTCTCGCACCGGCTTGTTCCAGGAGACAAAATCACATTCGGGATACTTCGAACATCCCCAGAACGACTTCCCCCGCTTCGATCGCCGCATACTGACCTGCCCCCCGCAACCGTCGCGTGGACACGGCACCGACTCCTTGTCTTCAAGCGGCAGGATCGTCCGACAGTCCGGGTAGCCCGTACAACCGTAAAACCAGCCGAATCGACCGCGCTTGACGGCCATCGGCTTCCCGCACTTCGGACATTCCTTGTCCGGCGCTTTTGGCGCCTGGTCGCCGTCCAGCGGCTGCGTGTGCTTGCATTCCGGATAGGCCGAGCAACCGAGGAACTGACCCGAGCGACCCCACTTGACCACTAACGGCGAGCCGCAATCGGGACACTTCTTGTCGGTCTGTTCAGTCGTCGCTTTCTTCAACTCGTCCTTGCGCTTCGTGACTTTGTCGAGATTCTTGCGGAACGGCCCGTAAAAATCCTTGACCACCTTGCGCCAGGCCACTCCGTCATTCTCGATCTCGTCCAGCTCTTCTTCCATCTGCGCCGTGAAGCTGACATTGAAAACGTCGGGAAACTGCGCAACCAGCAGCTTGCTCACCGTTTCACCCAACGTCGTCGGATGAAACCGCCGCTCCTTCTGGTCAATGTACTTTCGCTTCACCAACACCGAGATGATGCTCGCGTACGTGGAGGGGCGGCCGATCGCCAGCTCGTCAAGCGTCTTCACCAGCGAGCCGGCGTTATAGCGCGGCGGCGGCTGCGTGAAGTGCTGCTGCGGATCGAGCTTGTCCAGAGCGTAGGTCTTGCCGACTTCGAGCGGCGGCAGTTCGCGCGAGAGATGCTCCGCCAACTGCTCGGCCTCGTCACCGTTCTTCTCTTCCACGAACTCGGCCATCGCCGCCAAATGCCCCGGAAATATCACGCGCCGTCCGCTCGCCTGAAATTCGTAGATGCCGGAAACCAGCACCGCGGTCGTCACGTCAAACTTCGCGTCCGCCATCTGCGACGCGACAAATCGCTTCCAGATCAATTCATACAGCTTGAATTGATCGGCATCCAGATAGCGCTTGACTTTCGCCGGGTCGCGCATCACATCCGTCGGCCGAATCGCCTCATGCGCGTCCTGCGCGGACTTCTTGGTTACATATTGACGCGGCTTGGCCGGAACATAGTCCGCGCCGAACCCGCTGCCGATGAACTCGCGAACCGCCGCAATCGCCTCGGGCGCGCACCGCGTCGAGTCCGTTCGCATGTACGTGATGAGACCGACGCTGCCCTCCTTGCCCACGTCCACGCCTTCGTACAACGATTGCGCCACGCGCATCGTGCGGTCATTGGAATAACCCAGCCGCCGCGCGGCATCCTGCTGCAACGTGGACGTCGTGTACGGCGCGGACGGCGAGGACTTGCGCGGTTTCGTCGCCAGATCGCTGAGCTTGAACGGATGCTTCGCCGCCGCCGCGACAATCTGCTTCGCCGTCTTATCGTCCGCGACTTCCGCCTTCTCGCCTTTGATCCGCGCGAGCCGCGCGACAAACGCCTCGCGCTTCGCAGTCAGGAGATGCGCGTCGATCGTCCAGTATTCCTGCGCCACAAACGCGCGAATCTCGGCTTCGCGCTCGCAGATCAACCGCAGCGCCACCGACTGCACCCGCCCCGCCGATAGCCCGCGCGCGATGATCTTCTGCAACAGCGGCGATACCAGGTAGCCCACCAGACGATCCAGCACGCGACGCGCCTGCTGCGCGTCAACCTTGGCCAAGTCGATTTCGCCCGGCTTCGCCAGCGCGCGTTGCACCGCGTCCTTCGTAATCTCGTTGAACAACACCCGCTGAAACCGCTTGGTCGATCCGCCGATCAAGTGCGCGACGTGAAATGCAATCGCTTCGCCCTCGCGATCAGGGTCAGTCGCGAGAAAGATGCTCTTCATCGAACTCGCGTTGCGCCGCAGCAGCTCGACGACGTCCTCCTTGCCGGTGATAATTTCGTATTCCGGCTCGAAATCCGACTCCAGATCCACGCCCAGCCGCTTCTGCGGAAGATCACGCACGTGACCCACCGAGGCCTGCACCAAGTAGTCCGGACCCAGATAGCCGCGCAGGGTTTTCGCTTTCGCCGGGGACTCCACGATCACGAGTTTGCTCGCGGTCGAGGATACGCTGGGCAGCAGCTTTTCTCGCGAAGCCGTCGCCCGAGTGCGGCCGCGAGGCGACGCCGCCGCCTTCTTCGCCGCCGCCGTCGGTTTCGCCGGTGTCGGTCGCTTGGTGGACGATCGCTTCGCCGAGGCAGGAGCGGGCGACTTCGGTTTGACGTCGGCCGGGCGTTTCTTCGGTTTCGAGGTCTTAGACGTGGAGGATCCGGGCTTCGGCATGGGGTGCTTTAGAAATGAAAAGCTTCAAGCGGGTGCTTAAAGCTTTAGAGTTGCGAAAATTGTGACAGGTTCCCGTGAAAGAGTAAACCATTAATAATCCAAAAGATCGATGTGAACGGCGATTCGTTAGTCAGCCGCGGAAAGTGCCTCAGTGAATGTGCTCAGGCCAAGGGCGAAAGCTCATTACCGAACCCGACTCGCCCAACAAAGGCTCCTTCTCCAGCAAATGCGAGGCAACCACCATCTTCATCTCGTCCTCGCCAACGTTCAAGTTCCCCATCAACATGCAACGCTCGATGATTTCCTCGACGTCAACATATCCGAGAATCCCAAGATGAACAAGCTGAAGGACATATCCCAGCGCCTCGGTGCTCAAATACTGCCGTTCCACCTCGTGAAGTACACGATGGGCGTGCGGACTGGCCGGACTTCCGTTCTGATAACGATTAGGATCTCGATACAGCCGCTCCGCAAACAGTGAGAAAGCCGTGGCTACCTCGCGCTGCGAAAACCCGCGCTGCATCAACTCATCCGATATCCCGTCGATCTCATCTATTCGGATCCGGCGAGACTGTATCTCGCCAATCACATACATCAAAATCTCTACAATTCGTTGATCCATAGGCCACCCTTCAGTTAAAGCGCTTCATCCTGCAATAACTTATACAACATGGTGGGTTTGGGGCAACTGTCGAGGACCAAGCGGCCCATACAGCCCCATTGCCAACGGAACCGGAATGAAGTTAGTCAATTTTTTCGGGAAAGGCAAGAGGAATTCCTGCCCCCCCAAAGCCCGCGCGAGGCCAACGGACCCCACCCGCCATGCCTCGTTCCCTACGGCTGGTTGGGCACGGTCGCGCCATGGCATTTCTTGTATTTCTTGCCGCTCCCGCAGGGACAGAGGTCATTGCGGCCCACCGTCGGTTCGACTCGAACCGGCTGCTGCTTGCCGGCGGCCGGAGCGCGGCTCGGCCCGTCGGGAGCCATGGTTGATGCGTCGCGATCCGCGCCATGCACCGCCTTCGCATAGGCTAACCCCGCGGAGTCCGCATGCGAATAAGTCAAGACCGGAGTCTGGCTTACCCGGCGCGCGGCGCCAGCTTGAGTCTGCTGGAGCGGCTGTTCCGACGTCGGGGGCGCCCAACTGAAAATGATCCGCAACGCCTCAGCATTGACCTCGTCCAGCATCGCCTGAAAGAGGTCAAATCCCTCTTTCTTGTACTCGATCAAGGGGTCCTTCTGACCGAATGCGCGGAGGCTGACCCCCTCCTTCAGGCCATCCATCGCATAGAGGTGATCGCGCCATTTCACGTCAATCACGCGCAGAATCGCGAACCGCTGCAGGCCCTTGAACATCTCATCGCCCAGGAACTGCGTTCGCAGCTCCCGCGCGCGTTCTACCTGCTCGAGGATCAGGGGCCGCAATTGATCCTCGCTCAGCGCCCGCCAGCTACTATCGCCGGAAAGGTCGATCAGGAACGTCCGCATCACGCTGTCGGCCAACGCGTCGGGATTGAGCTCCTTGACGTTCTCCGGATCGCGATGCTTTTCCAGCAGATAATCCACGCAGTCGTCGATCATCTCCCCGACCAGCGAAGTCGGGTCCTCGCCGCGCAGTGCGACATTGCGCCGCGCGTACACCACCGTACGCTGCTGGTTCATCACGTCGTCGTATTCCAGCAGATGCTTGCGAATCGAGAAATTGTACCCTTCCACCCGCTGCTGCGCCCGGCCGATCGCGTTCGTGATCAGCGAATGCGTGATCACCTCGCCTTCCTTCGCGCCCAAACGGTCCATCACGCGCGCAATGCGGTCGGAGCCGAACAACCGCATCAAATCATCTTCGAGCGAGAGGTAAAACTGGCTCGTGCCCGGATCGCCCTGACGTCCCGCTCGACCACGCAACTGGCGGTCAATGCGCCGCGATTCGTGACGCTCGGTGCCCAGAATGAACAAACCGCCTTCCGCCTTGGATTTGTCGCCCCGCTCGCCGGTCCACTGCACGACGCCCTGACCGAGCTTGATGTCCGTGCCACGGCCCGCCATGTTCGTCGCGATCGTGACCGCACCCGGCTGCCCCGCGCCCGCGATAATCTCCGCCTCGCGCTGATGCTGCTTGGCGTTCAGCACATTGTGCGGTACATTCTTGCGCTTCAGCATCCGCGAAATCACCTCGCTCACGTCCACCGAGGTGGTTCCCACCAGCACCGGCTGCCGCCGCTCATGCAACTCCGCGATCGTCTCGACGACGGCATTATACTTCTCACGCTTCGTCCGATAGACCAGATCGTCGTCGTCCAGCCGCCGGACCTGTTCGTGGGTCGGAATCACCGAGACTTCCAACTTGTAGATCGAATAGAACTCCGCCTCTTCGGTCTCCGCCGTGCCGGTCATGCCGGCGAGCTTCTTGAACAACCGAAAGAAATTCTGCAACGTGATCGTCGCAATCGTCTGCGTCTCACGCTCGATGTGCACGCCCTCTTTGGCCTCGATCGCCTGATGCAGACCGTCGCTGTAACGACGACCGGCCAGAATGCGGCCCGTGAACTCGTCCACGATGAGCACTTTCCCATCCTGGACTACGTACTCCACGTCCTTTTCATAGAGCGCATAGGCGCGCAGCAGCTGCGACACATTCTGCACTCGCTCGCTGCGATGAGCGTACAGCTCCTGCCACTTCGCCTTCTCCGCCGCCCGCTCCGCCGCGCTGCGGCGCGCGTCCGCGTCGAGTTTCGCGAATTCGTCCGCCAGATCAGGCAAAATAAACAGGTCGGGATCGCCGCCGTGATAGAGCGTGAGCTGATGCCGCCCGCGGTCCGTCAGGTCAATCTGATGCGACCGCTCGTCGATCGAGAAGTACAGCTCCTCGTCGAGTTCGTGCATCTTCTTGTCGCGGAGCAAGTCATTCTCCACCCGTTGCCGCAGGCGAATGTTGGACGGCTCCTGAAAGAGCTTCATCAAGCGCTTGTGCTTCGGAAAGCCGCGAAATCCCGCCAACAGCTTGCGCCCGGCCTCCCACTCGTCAACCTTGTCGCCCTTGGCAAGTTCCGCCTCGACCTCATCGGCCAACCGGGTGATCGTCTGCGATTGCAGCCGCACCAGCTGATCCACCGACGACTTCATCTCGTCGAACTTCTGCGTGGACTGCGCGACGGGGCCCGATATGATCAACGGCGTGCGCGCCTCGTCGATCAAGACACTATCCACCTCGTCCACGATCGCATAGAAATGACCGCGCTGCACCACTTCGTCCATCGACAGCGCCATGTTGTCGCGCAAATAGTCGAAGCCAAACTCGTTGTTCGTGCCGTAGGTGATATCGCAGGCGTACTGCGCGCGGCGGACCGGCGGCGGCAACTCCGAAACGATCACTCCGACCGTCAGCCCCAGCATGCGGTAAATCTGCCCCATCCACTCCGCGTCACGCTGCGCGAGATAATCGTTCACCGTCACCAGCCACGCCCCCTGACCCGCCAACGCGTTCAGGTACAGCGGGAACGTCGCCACCAGTGTCTTCCCCTCCCCCGTGGCCATCTCCGCGATCTTGCCCTGATGCAGCACGACACCGCCCATGAGTTGCACATCGTAGGGCAGCATCTCCCACTTCATATACTGACCGCGAACTTCGAACTCACGCCCCAGCAACTTCCGACACGCGTTCTTGACCGCCGCGAAGGCCTCCGGCAACAGGTCGTCAACCGTCTCGCCATCCTGCAAGCGGGCGCGAAACTCGGACGTCTTCGCGCGCAACTGCTCCTCGGTCAGGGACTGATACTCCTCCTCGTAGGCGTTGATCTCGCCCACCAGCGGATTCAGTTTCTTGGCCGCCCGGTTGTGCTTCGTCCCGAAAACCTTGGCTAACAGTCTGTCAAACATATAGTAATGATGATGCTTGCCGCGACTCCGAACTCGCGAACCCGCCGAATCACATCCCCAGAAATAACCTAACAGCCAAATATTCCGGGAGGTCCGCCGCCCGGATCTTCCGCGCCGACTCCTGAATGTCGTAAACTTCCCGGATCCACTCAAAAGTTCCCGTCTCCGTATCGTAACAGCCGCAACACGCGCGCGCGTCGCGATCGCGCGGCTGACCGACCGAGCCGACATTGATGATCAACTTCCCTTGCGCGCGTTCTTCATAGCGCGCGGGCACGTGCGAATGCCCAATGAAGGCCGTGCTGTATTCCGCCAAATACGGGAAGTGAACCGCCGCCTCCGCCGGGTCGTGAATATAGTTCCAGGCGGCCGGATCCTTCGGCGTCGCATGCACGAGCAGTATCCCGTCTTCCATATGCGTGAGCGGAATCTGCTTCAGCCACGCCAGATTCTCCGCGCTCACCATGCGACTCGTCCATTCAATTGCCGTGCGCGCGTAGCTGTTGAAATAGGCTACCGGCGTATGTCCCGTCAGCGCGGCGTCGTGGTTGCCAAGTACGGTGGCCTGTGCGACCGAACGCACCCGCTCGATACAAGCGTTCGGATCCGCGCCGTAGCCGACAATATCGCCCAGGCAATACACCCGGTCAACTCGCGCCGCGGCCAGCCGTCGCAAGACCGTGTCAAGCGCCTCCAGATTCCCATGAATATCGGAAATGATCCCGATTCTCACGGGCGGCCCGCCGCCGCGGCAGCAGCCGCCTGCTGCTTCGCTTGCTTCTGCAATCCCGTACTCACGGCATCGAGAATGCCGTTCACGAACCGGCCGCTCTGGGCGGTCGAATAGCGCTTCGCCAACTCAATGTACTCATTGATCGTCACCTTAAACGGGATGTCGTCGAAATAGAGAAACTCGGCGATCCCCATCCGCAGCAACAGATGATCGATCACGGCAATCCGGTTCAAATCCCACTTTTCCAGGGCCGGACCGATCAGCGCGTCAATCTGCTCGTCCTTCTCGGCGACGCGCATCACCAGCGACTTGCAGAACGACAACGTCCCGTCAACGCGGGCATTGGCCAGGACCTCGTCGCGACACACGTCAATCGGATTGTGAGAAAGCTCGTGTGCGTAAAGGATGCGAAGCGCCCACTCGCGAGCAGCGCGGCGTGTTCTCATGCGGTCGTTTAGATATAGGTGAGCACGCCGATCGGATCGGGACGCTGCCCGTCGATCAACTCGAAATAGGCCTTCTGCAACTGCTTCGTGAACGGACCGGCCTTGCCTTCGCCGATCACCTGCCGGTCCACCGATCGAATCGGCGTAATCTCCGCCGCGGTTCCGGTGAAAAACACTTCGTCGGCGATATAGAGCAATTCGCGCGGAATCGGGCCTTCCACCACCGCCATCCCCTGCTCTTTCGCCAGGTGCAACACGATGGTGCGCGTGATCCCCGGCAGCACCGAATTGCCCAACGGCGGCGTGACCAGCTTGCCGTCACGAATGACGAACACATTTTCGCCCGAACCTTCCGAGACATAGCCGGCCGTGTCCAACGCGATCCCCTCAACGTAACCGTTGCTGCGCGCATCCATCACGATCAATTGCGAGTTCGCGTAGTTCGCGATCGACTTCGCCAACGCCGGCAACGTATTCGGCGCGATCCGCGTCCACGACGAAACACAGACATCCACGCCGTTATCCAGCGCCTCGGCACCCAAATACTTGCCCCAGCGCAACGGGATCACCGACACGTCGATCGGACAATCGGACGGATGCACGCCCAGCGCGTAGTACCCGCGGTACACCAGCGGCCGCAGATACGCGTCTTCCATCTTGTTCTCCCGCACCACATCGATGCACGCCTGCTCCAGCTGCGGCGCGGTGTACGGGATGTTCATGCGATAGATCTTCGCGCCGTCCGTCATCCGCCGGATGTGCTGCGGCAATCCCAGAATCGCCGCCCCCTTGGACGTCTTGTAAGAGCGAATACCCTCAAACAAGGCCGAACCATAGTGCAGCGCATGGACACAAATATGAACGGTCGCCTCGTGCCACGGCACCAGCCGGCCGTTCATCCAGATCTTCAGAGACTCGTCAAATTTGGAGGGAGCCACGGGAGTGTTCCATTGATGAAAAGGTGAGGAGGACTACGCCGAAAGCAACTCACGCGCAATGATGAAGCGCTGAATTTCGGACGTGCCCTCGTAAATCTCGGTAACCTTGGCGTCGCGCACCATGCGCTCCACCGGATAGTCCTGAGTGTAACCATTGCCGCCGTGAATCTGCAACGCGTCCTGCGTTACTTTCATGACGACATCCGACGCATAGAGCTTGGCCAGCGCCGCCTCTTTCGTGTACTTCTGACCGAGGTCCTTCTTCCGCGCCGCGCTGTACACCAGCAAACGCGCCGCTTCCGTCAACACCTCCATGTCGGAAAGCTTGAACTGGATCGCCTGAAACGCGGAGATCGGTTGACCGAACTGCACGCGTTGCTTCGAATACTTGACCGCCTCCTCCAACGCACCCTGCGCCAAACCAACTGCCTGCGCCGCGATGCCCACCCGTCCCGAGTCCAGCGACGCCATGGCGACCTTGAAGCCGTCACCCTCCTTGCCCAGGATGTATCCCGCCGGAATCCGCACGTCCTCCAGATTCACCATGCAGCAATCCGAAGAGCGAATTCCCATCTTCTTCTCGTTCAACCCAAGCTTGATCCCCGGCGACTTCTGCGGAACGATAAACGCGCTGATCCCGCGGGCCTTGTCCTTGCCCTTGTCCGTGCGCGCGAACACGATGTACACATCGCAGCTCATGCCGTTGGTGATGAAAGCCTTGCTCCCGTTCAAGACCCAGGCGTCGCCATCGCGCGCCGCGGTCGTACTCAAGGCCGCCGCATCGCTGCCCGCCTCCGGCTCCGTCAGGCAATACGCGCCCAATAACTGCCCCTGGGCCAGCGGAACCAGCCATTCCTTGTGCTGCCCGGGAGTGCCGAATTTCTCCAGCCCATAGCAGACCAGTGAATTGTTCACGGAACACACCACCGCGACCGCCGGGTCCACGCGCGCCAGCTCTTCCACCACGATCGCGTAAGTCACCGCGTCCATGCCGGCGCCGCCCAACTGCTCCGGCGTGTTCACACCCATAAATCCCAGCTCGCCCAACTTGCGGATGATCTCCGTCGGATATCCGCTCGTTTGATCGCGATGCGCCACCGTCGGGCGAATCTCCGCCTCGGCAAAATCGCGTATCGCCTTCTTCACTTCCAATTGCTGTTCGCTCAGCAGGTGGTCCATTATTGCTCCGGATTCAGTCTGTCAGCCCAGTTTTACCGCCGTGCCGGTCGCCGTCACCATCATCATCGATCCGCCCGAGCCCAGGGTCTCGTAATCAATATCCACGCCCAAAATCGCCGTCGCACCGAGCGCCTGCGCGGCCTCGCCCATCTCGCTCAGCGCAATCTCCCGCGCCTTGCGAATTTCGCCTTCCCACGCCGCGCTCCGGCCGCCGACGATGTCGCGAATCCCGGCGAAGATATCCTTGAAGATGTTCGCCCCCAGAATCGCCTCGCCGGTCACGACGCCGAGATACTGCGTGACCTGCTTGCCATCCACCGTGTTCGTGGTCGTGATAATCAACTTGGCGACTCCCTTAGCTTGCGTAATTG encodes the following:
- a CDS encoding tyrosine-type recombinase/integrase, with product MSPTLPELLADFLLDISARKRRSGHTIAAYGSDIRQLIEHVRKDAPDLGAERLSVSAIRGHLQELALSGLARASIERKRAAISEFAKYLVRAGRLRENPTTRLGRARSSRKLPQVYSQAQVAAVLDRAGDSDFPAVRTRALLEFLYGSGLRISELLSLRTLDVDPRQGTVRVTGKGSKPRVVPLSRAALAAFADYVTARTKHVSALPAGAPEALWLSDRGKPLTRFRAYRIVRDALAALYGDRSSPHVLRHCFATHLLERGADLRAVQELLGHSSLGTTQKYTHVTAERLKLVHEQAHPHGEKLR
- the topA gene encoding type I DNA topoisomerase, translated to MPKPGSSTSKTSKPKKRPADVKPKSPAPASAKRSSTKRPTPAKPTAAAKKAAASPRGRTRATASREKLLPSVSSTASKLVIVESPAKAKTLRGYLGPDYLVQASVGHVRDLPQKRLGVDLESDFEPEYEIITGKEDVVELLRRNASSMKSIFLATDPDREGEAIAFHVAHLIGGSTKRFQRVLFNEITKDAVQRALAKPGEIDLAKVDAQQARRVLDRLVGYLVSPLLQKIIARGLSAGRVQSVALRLICEREAEIRAFVAQEYWTIDAHLLTAKREAFVARLARIKGEKAEVADDKTAKQIVAAAAKHPFKLSDLATKPRKSSPSAPYTTSTLQQDAARRLGYSNDRTMRVAQSLYEGVDVGKEGSVGLITYMRTDSTRCAPEAIAAVREFIGSGFGADYVPAKPRQYVTKKSAQDAHEAIRPTDVMRDPAKVKRYLDADQFKLYELIWKRFVASQMADAKFDVTTAVLVSGIYEFQASGRRVIFPGHLAAMAEFVEEKNGDEAEQLAEHLSRELPPLEVGKTYALDKLDPQQHFTQPPPRYNAGSLVKTLDELAIGRPSTYASIISVLVKRKYIDQKERRFHPTTLGETVSKLLVAQFPDVFNVSFTAQMEEELDEIENDGVAWRKVVKDFYGPFRKNLDKVTKRKDELKKATTEQTDKKCPDCGSPLVVKWGRSGQFLGCSAYPECKHTQPLDGDQAPKAPDKECPKCGKPMAVKRGRFGWFYGCTGYPDCRTILPLEDKESVPCPRDGCGGQVSMRRSKRGKSFWGCSKYPECDFVSWNKPVRENCPNCGNTYMEDKTLKTGRIFHCPKCKHKIEVATEQA
- a CDS encoding DUF494 family protein; translated protein: MDQRIVEILMYVIGEIQSRRIRIDEIDGISDELMQRGFSQREVATAFSLFAERLYRDPNRYQNGSPASPHAHRVLHEVERQYLSTEALGYVLQLVHLGILGYVDVEEIIERCMLMGNLNVGEDEMKMVVASHLLEKEPLLGESGSVMSFRPWPEHIH
- the secA gene encoding preprotein translocase subunit SecA, whose product is MFDRLLAKVFGTKHNRAAKKLNPLVGEINAYEEEYQSLTEEQLRAKTSEFRARLQDGETVDDLLPEAFAAVKNACRKLLGREFEVRGQYMKWEMLPYDVQLMGGVVLHQGKIAEMATGEGKTLVATFPLYLNALAGQGAWLVTVNDYLAQRDAEWMGQIYRMLGLTVGVIVSELPPPVRRAQYACDITYGTNNEFGFDYLRDNMALSMDEVVQRGHFYAIVDEVDSVLIDEARTPLIISGPVAQSTQKFDEMKSSVDQLVRLQSQTITRLADEVEAELAKGDKVDEWEAGRKLLAGFRGFPKHKRLMKLFQEPSNIRLRQRVENDLLRDKKMHELDEELYFSIDERSHQIDLTDRGRHQLTLYHGGDPDLFILPDLADEFAKLDADARRSAAERAAEKAKWQELYAHRSERVQNVSQLLRAYALYEKDVEYVVQDGKVLIVDEFTGRILAGRRYSDGLHQAIEAKEGVHIERETQTIATITLQNFFRLFKKLAGMTGTAETEEAEFYSIYKLEVSVIPTHEQVRRLDDDDLVYRTKREKYNAVVETIAELHERRQPVLVGTTSVDVSEVISRMLKRKNVPHNVLNAKQHQREAEIIAGAGQPGAVTIATNMAGRGTDIKLGQGVVQWTGERGDKSKAEGGLFILGTERHESRRIDRQLRGRAGRQGDPGTSQFYLSLEDDLMRLFGSDRIARVMDRLGAKEGEVITHSLITNAIGRAQQRVEGYNFSIRKHLLEYDDVMNQQRTVVYARRNVALRGEDPTSLVGEMIDDCVDYLLEKHRDPENVKELNPDALADSVMRTFLIDLSGDSSWRALSEDQLRPLILEQVERARELRTQFLGDEMFKGLQRFAILRVIDVKWRDHLYAMDGLKEGVSLRAFGQKDPLIEYKKEGFDLFQAMLDEVNAEALRIIFSWAPPTSEQPLQQTQAGAARRVSQTPVLTYSHADSAGLAYAKAVHGADRDASTMAPDGPSRAPAAGKQQPVRVEPTVGRNDLCPCGSGKKYKKCHGATVPNQP
- a CDS encoding metallophosphoesterase family protein; this translates as MRIGIISDIHGNLEALDTVLRRLAAARVDRVYCLGDIVGYGADPNACIERVRSVAQATVLGNHDAALTGHTPVAYFNSYARTAIEWTSRMVSAENLAWLKQIPLTHMEDGILLVHATPKDPAAWNYIHDPAEAAVHFPYLAEYSTAFIGHSHVPARYEERAQGKLIINVGSVGQPRDRDARACCGCYDTETGTFEWIREVYDIQESARKIRAADLPEYLAVRLFLGM
- the nusB gene encoding transcription antitermination factor NusB, whose protein sequence is MRTRRAAREWALRILYAHELSHNPIDVCRDEVLANARVDGTLSFCKSLVMRVAEKDEQIDALIGPALEKWDLNRIAVIDHLLLRMGIAEFLYFDDIPFKVTINEYIELAKRYSTAQSGRFVNGILDAVSTGLQKQAKQQAAAAAAAGRP
- a CDS encoding branched-chain amino acid transaminase; the encoded protein is MNGRLVPWHEATVHICVHALHYGSALFEGIRSYKTSKGAAILGLPQHIRRMTDGAKIYRMNIPYTAPQLEQACIDVVRENKMEDAYLRPLVYRGYYALGVHPSDCPIDVSVIPLRWGKYLGAEALDNGVDVCVSSWTRIAPNTLPALAKSIANYANSQLIVMDARSNGYVEGIALDTAGYVSEGSGENVFVIRDGKLVTPPLGNSVLPGITRTIVLHLAKEQGMAVVEGPIPRELLYIADEVFFTGTAAEITPIRSVDRQVIGEGKAGPFTKQLQKAYFELIDGQRPDPIGVLTYI
- a CDS encoding acyl-CoA dehydrogenase, with the translated sequence MDHLLSEQQLEVKKAIRDFAEAEIRPTVAHRDQTSGYPTEIIRKLGELGFMGVNTPEQLGGAGMDAVTYAIVVEELARVDPAVAVVCSVNNSLVCYGLEKFGTPGQHKEWLVPLAQGQLLGAYCLTEPEAGSDAAALSTTAARDGDAWVLNGSKAFITNGMSCDVYIVFARTDKGKDKARGISAFIVPQKSPGIKLGLNEKKMGIRSSDCCMVNLEDVRIPAGYILGKEGDGFKVAMASLDSGRVGIAAQAVGLAQGALEEAVKYSKQRVQFGQPISAFQAIQFKLSDMEVLTEAARLLVYSAARKKDLGQKYTKEAALAKLYASDVVMKVTQDALQIHGGNGYTQDYPVERMVRDAKVTEIYEGTSEIQRFIIARELLSA
- a CDS encoding heavy metal-binding domain-containing protein, yielding MIITTTNTVDGKQVTQYLGVVTGEAILGANIFKDIFAGIRDIVGGRSAAWEGEIRKAREIALSEMGEAAQALGATAILGVDIDYETLGSGGSMMMVTATGTAVKLG